In Candidatus Delongbacteria bacterium, one genomic interval encodes:
- a CDS encoding DEAD/DEAH box helicase family protein, protein MTLTPEQKARRQIDSALSEAGWLVQNRADANLAAGLGVAVREFKMAPGHGFADYLLFVQGKAVGVLEAKPAGFPLVGVEVQADKYATGLPPVLHPPVAPLPFLYLSTGVETRFINLLDPDPKTRAISANLPHIHRPETILEWIESETLDAWVKRLYAEGSGQFTAADDTQPSSFRGRITTMPLLERGLLYPNQIEAVTNLEHSFKRNYPRALVQMATGSGKTIAAIAAVYRLIKYGGARRVLFLVDRSNLGEQAEKEFQSYRVPDTGRKFTELYNVQRLTTNTIMDSSRVVISTIQRVYSMLKGEPEFDPALEEESHFESRGLGIKEPLHVVYNATYPLDYFDIVVIDEVHRSIYTLWRQVVEYFDAFLVGLTATPSKQTLGFFKKNLVMEYNHERAVADGVNVDFEVYNIRTKITESGATVEATPGTMLGYRDRQTRALRWESPDEDLSYDPNELDRRVVAPDQIRTIVRTFRDRLPLDIFPGREEVPKTLVFAKDDSHAEDIVNVIRDEFGRGNAFCQKITYKVTGAKPRDLIQAFRNQYEPRIAVTVDMVATGTDIKPVEIVMFMRAVKSRVLFEQMKGRGVRIIDPEALRAVSGADAKAKTHFVIVDCVGMTETQLADTQPLDRTRSISFNALLEHVTMGGTNPELLSSLASRLTRLSKQCGPQDHARVVEASGGPQLSDICRAIVDGLDPDRQLAEARRGFNIPYDDEPTETQVKQAAEALLKRATEPLATNPALRTLLQDLKREVEQVIDEVSQDELLGAGASAEAKEKAKALVADFERFIEKHKDEIDALQFFYAHSYSKRLSFQNIKELAEAIQAPPRSWSPERLWRAYETLSHDKVRRASGKRLLTDIVSLVRFATHQDSELIPFGEHVRERFELWLALQRQQGRAFLPEQLRWLEMIRDHVATSVEMTVDDFDYAPFAEEGGRGKASIVFGDGLHEILAELNGVLAA, encoded by the coding sequence ATGACGCTCACTCCGGAGCAAAAGGCTCGTCGGCAAATCGATTCGGCGCTTTCGGAGGCAGGTTGGCTCGTCCAGAACCGCGCCGATGCAAACCTCGCGGCAGGTCTCGGCGTCGCTGTGCGCGAGTTCAAAATGGCCCCTGGGCATGGCTTCGCTGACTACCTGCTGTTCGTCCAAGGCAAGGCTGTTGGTGTCCTGGAGGCCAAGCCTGCAGGGTTCCCGCTCGTGGGCGTCGAAGTCCAGGCAGACAAGTATGCGACCGGCCTCCCGCCCGTGCTCCATCCGCCGGTCGCCCCACTCCCGTTCCTCTACCTCTCCACTGGCGTTGAAACACGCTTCATCAACCTCCTCGATCCCGACCCGAAGACGCGCGCGATTTCCGCAAACCTGCCGCACATCCATCGGCCCGAGACGATCCTCGAGTGGATCGAGTCTGAGACCCTGGATGCCTGGGTCAAGCGCTTGTACGCCGAGGGTAGCGGCCAGTTCACCGCAGCCGACGATACGCAACCGTCCTCCTTCCGCGGACGCATCACCACGATGCCGCTTCTCGAACGTGGTTTGCTCTACCCGAACCAGATCGAGGCTGTCACCAATCTGGAGCACTCATTCAAGCGCAATTACCCGCGCGCGCTGGTCCAGATGGCCACCGGCTCCGGCAAGACCATCGCAGCGATTGCGGCTGTTTACCGGCTCATAAAGTACGGCGGCGCACGTCGTGTGCTCTTCCTTGTGGACCGCAGCAATCTGGGCGAACAGGCTGAGAAGGAGTTCCAGAGCTACCGTGTCCCCGACACAGGTCGCAAGTTCACCGAGCTGTACAATGTCCAGCGTCTCACCACGAACACGATCATGGATTCGAGCCGAGTCGTGATCTCAACGATCCAGCGCGTCTATTCCATGCTCAAGGGCGAGCCTGAATTCGATCCTGCTCTGGAGGAGGAATCGCATTTCGAGTCGCGTGGCTTGGGCATCAAGGAGCCGCTCCACGTCGTTTACAACGCCACGTACCCACTGGACTACTTCGACATTGTCGTGATCGACGAAGTGCATCGCTCGATCTACACCCTCTGGCGGCAGGTCGTCGAATACTTCGACGCGTTCCTGGTCGGTCTGACCGCAACCCCCAGCAAGCAGACACTTGGATTCTTCAAGAAGAACCTCGTCATGGAGTACAACCACGAGCGCGCTGTCGCGGATGGAGTGAACGTGGACTTCGAGGTCTACAACATCCGTACGAAAATCACCGAGAGCGGTGCGACGGTCGAGGCAACGCCCGGCACAATGCTCGGCTATCGTGACCGGCAGACCCGCGCGTTGCGCTGGGAGTCGCCGGATGAAGACCTCAGCTACGACCCGAATGAGCTGGATCGCCGCGTGGTCGCTCCCGACCAGATCCGCACGATCGTACGCACATTCCGCGACCGACTCCCGTTGGACATCTTCCCCGGTCGCGAGGAAGTCCCGAAGACGCTGGTTTTCGCAAAGGACGACAGCCATGCAGAAGACATAGTCAACGTCATCCGCGACGAATTCGGCCGGGGAAACGCCTTCTGCCAGAAGATCACCTATAAGGTCACTGGAGCGAAACCGCGAGACCTGATCCAGGCGTTCCGCAATCAGTACGAGCCCCGCATCGCCGTCACGGTGGACATGGTAGCCACGGGCACGGACATCAAGCCGGTTGAGATCGTGATGTTCATGCGTGCGGTCAAAAGCCGCGTACTCTTCGAGCAGATGAAAGGTCGCGGTGTGCGCATCATCGACCCGGAAGCCCTGCGTGCGGTCTCCGGTGCGGACGCCAAGGCCAAGACGCACTTCGTGATCGTTGATTGCGTCGGTATGACCGAGACCCAGCTCGCGGACACACAGCCGCTTGATCGCACGCGCTCGATCAGTTTCAATGCGTTGCTGGAACACGTGACGATGGGCGGCACCAATCCCGAGCTGCTCTCGTCCCTCGCAAGCCGCCTCACGCGCCTCTCGAAGCAGTGTGGCCCTCAGGACCACGCACGTGTTGTCGAGGCCTCCGGCGGCCCCCAGTTATCGGACATCTGCCGCGCCATCGTGGACGGACTCGACCCTGACCGGCAGCTTGCTGAGGCACGGCGTGGCTTCAACATTCCCTACGACGATGAGCCGACCGAGACACAGGTGAAGCAGGCCGCCGAGGCGTTGCTCAAACGAGCGACTGAGCCACTCGCCACCAATCCCGCACTGCGTACTCTCCTTCAGGACCTAAAGCGCGAGGTTGAACAAGTGATCGATGAAGTCTCACAGGACGAGCTGCTGGGGGCCGGAGCGAGTGCGGAGGCGAAGGAAAAGGCCAAAGCGCTCGTCGCCGACTTCGAACGCTTCATCGAGAAACACAAGGACGAAATCGACGCGCTTCAGTTCTTCTATGCCCATTCGTACAGCAAGCGACTTTCATTCCAGAACATCAAGGAGCTGGCCGAGGCGATCCAGGCTCCGCCACGGTCGTGGTCGCCCGAAAGGCTTTGGCGTGCATACGAGACCCTCAGCCACGACAAGGTGAGGAGAGCGTCGGGCAAGCGGCTTCTTACCGACATCGTCTCTCTCGTTCGATTCGCTACGCACCAGGACTCTGAGCTGATCCCGTTCGGCGAACACGTGCGCGAACGCTTCGAACTGTGGCTCGCGCTGCAGCGTCAGCAGGGAAGAGCGTTCTTGCCCGAGCAACTCCGTTGGCTGGAGATGATACGGGACCATGTCGCGACCAGCGTGGAAATGACGGTCGATGACTTTGACTACGCTCCATTCGCGGAAGAGGGCGGGCGCGGCAAGGCTTCGATAGTCTTCGGTGACGGGCTCCACGAGATCCTCGCCGAGCTGAATGGAGTACTCGCGGCATGA
- the rfbB gene encoding dTDP-glucose 4,6-dehydratase has product MRVLVTGGAGFIGANFILRQLERQPGLSVINLDALTYAGCRESLASLEGNPRHEFVHGDILDEALLRTLMPRVDGVINFAAESHVDRSLKDPELFLRTNILGVRTLLDAVRHENARRGGSLRFHQIGTDEVYGDLGESGGFFREDTPLEPSSPYSASKTSADLLVGAWRRTFGLDAVITRCSNNYGPLQFPEKLIPLMIWKAERGESLPVYGQGLNVRDWLYVDDHVDAIWEVFTRAENGSVYNIGGANEWRNIDIVKLILQELGRPESLIQFVQDRPGHDMRYAIDAAKIRRELGWSPAVDFASGLKKTITWYREHTEWADALRLRVHAGQ; this is encoded by the coding sequence ATGAGAGTGCTGGTCACGGGTGGTGCCGGATTCATCGGGGCCAACTTCATCCTGCGGCAGCTTGAACGGCAGCCCGGGCTCTCCGTGATCAATCTGGACGCGCTGACCTACGCGGGCTGCCGGGAGAGTCTGGCCAGTCTGGAAGGCAATCCGCGCCACGAGTTCGTGCATGGCGACATTCTGGACGAGGCTCTGCTGCGCACGCTGATGCCACGGGTGGATGGCGTGATCAACTTCGCCGCCGAGAGCCACGTGGACCGCAGCCTCAAGGACCCCGAACTGTTCCTGCGCACCAACATTCTGGGCGTGCGTACCCTGCTGGATGCCGTGCGTCACGAGAATGCCCGCCGCGGAGGCTCGCTGCGCTTTCACCAGATCGGGACCGACGAAGTCTACGGCGATCTGGGCGAGAGCGGCGGATTCTTTCGCGAAGACACCCCGCTGGAACCATCCAGCCCCTACAGCGCCTCGAAGACGTCCGCCGATCTGCTGGTGGGAGCCTGGCGCCGCACCTTCGGGCTGGATGCGGTGATCACACGCTGCAGCAACAACTACGGCCCGCTGCAGTTTCCCGAGAAATTGATTCCCCTGATGATCTGGAAGGCCGAACGCGGCGAGAGTCTGCCCGTCTACGGCCAGGGACTGAACGTGCGGGACTGGCTCTACGTGGATGACCACGTGGACGCCATCTGGGAAGTCTTCACCCGCGCGGAGAATGGCTCCGTCTACAACATCGGCGGGGCCAACGAGTGGCGCAACATCGACATCGTGAAGCTGATCCTGCAGGAACTGGGCCGGCCCGAGAGCCTGATCCAGTTCGTGCAGGATCGTCCGGGCCACGACATGCGCTACGCCATTGATGCCGCGAAGATCCGCCGTGAACTGGGCTGGAGCCCGGCGGTGGATTTCGCCAGCGGCCTGAAGAAGACCATCACCTGGTATCGGGAGCACACGGAATGGGCGGATGCCTTGCGACTGCGCGTACACGCGGGACAGTGA
- a CDS encoding sugar transferase, with the protein MTRRWDTEKFFLLSVDAVSIATATALTWWLRYRSGLFSDPEPFTLPLTAYGLLTLFWITIFALRGQYRRLYHFSRFQSLQQVGASVLVGLMLLFVITLDPRQPLGPGRLLLLGYGGVVFLGAGLGRVLFRTVQKRLLERGVGLRPTLIVGDGDTGRELHRQFLRHPGMGYRVMGRLSAPSDTRATSDGPDAARGALAELPHLLGELGITEVVVTSPGREVLFQVISDCVQAGVEVQIVPDLYDLVLGSHKATDLWGLPMIQVFPHLMAPWQFLLKRLLDLGVSSVMLLLGLPLFLIWPLVLARVSPGGPVIHRQRRTGRGDRDFTLYKFRTMVDQPDSAVAALTSEDDPRVLGPGRWLRRHRLDEWPQFLNILLGQMSLVGPRPERREFVEDYIRRWPLYARRHNVRPGLTGWAQVKQHYDQSVRALDDKLLLDLFYLENMSLALDLKILLFTIRTVLRGSGR; encoded by the coding sequence ATGACAAGACGCTGGGACACCGAGAAGTTCTTCCTGCTCAGCGTGGATGCGGTCTCGATCGCCACGGCCACTGCTCTCACCTGGTGGCTGCGCTACCGGTCCGGGCTGTTCTCCGACCCCGAACCCTTCACCCTGCCGCTGACGGCCTATGGCCTGCTGACCCTGTTCTGGATCACGATCTTCGCCCTGCGCGGCCAGTACCGGCGGCTGTACCACTTCAGCCGCTTCCAGAGCCTTCAGCAGGTGGGCGCCAGCGTGCTGGTGGGGCTGATGCTGCTTTTCGTGATCACCCTCGACCCGCGCCAGCCCCTGGGGCCGGGGCGGCTGCTGCTGCTGGGCTACGGGGGAGTGGTCTTTCTGGGGGCCGGGCTGGGGCGCGTGCTCTTCCGCACGGTGCAGAAGCGCCTGCTGGAGCGTGGCGTGGGCCTGCGCCCGACCCTGATCGTGGGCGATGGCGACACGGGACGCGAACTGCACCGCCAGTTCCTGCGGCATCCCGGCATGGGCTACCGGGTCATGGGCAGGCTGAGCGCACCCAGTGACACACGCGCGACCAGCGACGGCCCGGACGCCGCGCGGGGCGCGCTGGCCGAACTGCCGCACCTGCTGGGCGAGCTGGGCATCACCGAGGTGGTGGTCACCTCGCCCGGGCGCGAGGTGCTGTTCCAGGTGATCAGCGACTGCGTCCAGGCGGGAGTGGAAGTCCAGATCGTGCCCGACCTCTACGACCTGGTGCTGGGCAGCCACAAGGCCACGGATCTCTGGGGCCTGCCCATGATCCAGGTCTTCCCGCACCTGATGGCGCCCTGGCAGTTCCTGCTGAAGCGCCTGCTGGATCTGGGCGTGTCCAGCGTGATGCTGCTGCTGGGCCTGCCGCTCTTTCTGATCTGGCCGCTGGTGCTGGCGCGCGTCTCGCCCGGTGGCCCCGTGATCCATCGCCAGCGCCGCACGGGCCGCGGCGATCGCGACTTCACCCTGTACAAGTTCCGCACCATGGTGGACCAGCCCGACAGCGCGGTCGCAGCTCTGACCTCCGAAGACGACCCGCGCGTGCTCGGCCCCGGCCGCTGGCTGCGCCGCCATCGCCTGGACGAGTGGCCCCAGTTCCTGAACATCCTGCTGGGCCAGATGTCGCTGGTGGGCCCCCGCCCCGAACGGCGCGAGTTCGTGGAAGACTACATCCGCCGCTGGCCCCTTTACGCCCGCCGCCACAACGTGCGCCCCGGCCTGACCGGCTGGGCCCAGGTCAAGCAGCACTACGACCAGAGCGTGCGCGCCCTGGACGACAAGCTGCTGCTGGACCTCTTCTACCTGGAAAACATGAGCCTGGCCCTGGACCTGAAGATCCTCCTGTTCACCATCCGCACGGTCCTGCGCGGTTCGGGGCGTTGA
- a CDS encoding DUF4276 family protein encodes MLVEGEGEVHAAGNLIARLSADLGLQLHWAPPIRWPNLHCKDAVERGASFIRSKPDAELLLILRDEDDGCPKDLGPRTAEWVRQLNLPFPAAVVLLNPEYEVLFLPCIDKIRGKHLDGRPGLQADAEWVADSFEAHRGVKEWLTQQFPRNRTYKPTLDQLPMTRMLDFATLRSSGLSCFGTLERALSFLNQSTGQNGVYPS; translated from the coding sequence ATGCTCGTCGAAGGCGAGGGTGAAGTCCATGCGGCAGGAAACCTGATTGCCCGACTTTCGGCGGATCTTGGGTTGCAGCTGCATTGGGCTCCCCCAATCAGATGGCCGAATCTGCATTGTAAGGATGCGGTCGAGCGAGGCGCGAGTTTTATTCGATCGAAGCCGGATGCGGAGTTGTTGCTGATTCTCCGTGACGAGGACGATGGATGCCCCAAGGATCTGGGACCCCGGACCGCGGAATGGGTACGTCAACTGAACCTGCCTTTTCCTGCAGCCGTTGTGTTGCTGAACCCAGAGTACGAGGTGCTTTTTCTGCCTTGTATAGACAAGATTCGAGGAAAGCATCTCGATGGTCGGCCAGGACTTCAGGCGGATGCCGAGTGGGTGGCTGACTCCTTTGAAGCACATCGTGGCGTAAAGGAATGGCTGACGCAGCAATTCCCCAGGAATCGAACCTACAAGCCAACATTGGACCAACTGCCGATGACTCGTATGCTTGACTTCGCGACTCTCAGGTCATCCGGTCTATCATGCTTCGGTACTTTGGAGCGAGCGCTGAGTTTCCTCAACCAGTCTACCGGACAGAATGGAGTCTATCCATCATGA
- a CDS encoding AAA family ATPase, translating into MNKTCPRITRVRVSNYRSVGRDQTLSLNTFNVLVGPNGSGKSNLVDTISFVRDAMHMGLSGAMTDRGGIAAVRRWSSGRPYNVSIALDVVLEGGSGTYSFEITGDRKEEYRIKTESVSLLNGTEHIGFSVTSGTWSGPEGLEPKISDTALALPTIAGDERFRALFDLLSNPVIYSVFPDTLRRPQKYSPDRPMHRHGDNWVSILRDQDPESWKQEIVAALKRLTGDIDNVKVAKAASYLVAQFHHLSDGKGTWFDAAQESDGTLRVAGILSALLQEPPLTLIGVEEPELTVHPGALPLLMDYLRQASRRSQVLITTHSPELLNHVEPHEVRVVKKTEEGTIVRAMASDQMLSVQEGLLEIGELLMTEGLRQEELKLTPR; encoded by the coding sequence ATGAACAAGACTTGTCCGCGCATTACACGTGTACGAGTGTCGAACTATCGAAGCGTGGGTCGTGACCAGACTCTCAGCTTGAACACATTCAATGTTCTCGTGGGGCCGAATGGTTCCGGGAAGAGCAATCTGGTTGACACGATCAGCTTCGTACGAGACGCGATGCACATGGGTCTCTCGGGCGCGATGACCGACCGGGGAGGAATTGCTGCCGTACGACGCTGGAGTTCTGGCCGCCCGTACAATGTTTCAATCGCCCTGGACGTTGTACTGGAGGGTGGATCGGGAACATACTCGTTCGAAATCACAGGGGACCGCAAGGAAGAGTATCGAATCAAGACAGAATCGGTCAGCCTTCTTAACGGTACTGAGCACATCGGGTTTTCAGTGACATCCGGAACATGGTCAGGGCCGGAAGGACTGGAGCCTAAAATCAGTGATACAGCGCTTGCACTTCCTACGATCGCTGGTGACGAACGATTTCGGGCACTGTTCGACCTGCTGTCGAATCCTGTGATCTACTCGGTCTTCCCCGATACATTACGGCGTCCTCAGAAGTACAGCCCGGATCGCCCAATGCATCGCCATGGAGACAACTGGGTATCGATTCTGCGCGATCAGGATCCTGAAAGCTGGAAACAGGAGATCGTGGCGGCATTGAAACGTCTCACAGGAGATATTGACAACGTGAAGGTGGCGAAAGCGGCAAGCTATCTTGTGGCCCAGTTCCATCATCTGTCAGACGGAAAGGGCACCTGGTTCGATGCTGCGCAGGAGTCCGACGGCACTCTCAGAGTTGCAGGCATACTGTCTGCCTTGCTGCAGGAGCCACCTCTGACATTGATCGGCGTCGAAGAGCCCGAGTTGACAGTGCATCCTGGGGCATTGCCCCTGCTGATGGACTATCTTCGTCAAGCAAGCCGCCGTAGCCAAGTTCTGATCACGACACACAGCCCTGAACTGCTGAATCATGTGGAGCCACATGAGGTCCGAGTCGTAAAGAAAACAGAAGAAGGCACAATCGTACGTGCCATGGCGAGTGACCAGATGCTGTCTGTACAGGAAGGTCTGCTGGAAATTGGTGAGCTGCTCATGACGGAAGGTTTACGGCAGGAAGAGCTCAAGTTGACACCCCGATGA
- a CDS encoding restriction endonuclease subunit S, with protein sequence MSAVTKGGLWAATKLSEIAQVVRGRARPQDHPELEFIGMDNVEAHTMRLLGTVPSSTMKSASIHFFPGDVLYGRLRPYLNKVLTAEFEGLASAEFIPLTTHEGVISKFLQYRLNAYDFVIFASHLDAGDRPRVDYDQIGAFGIDLPPAREQRRIVEAIESYFTRLDNAVATLERVQRNLKRYRASVLKAAVEGQLVSTEAELARDEGREYEPASVLLERILAERRHRWEEAELAKMMAKGKAPKDNKWKAKYTEPVGPTLTDLPELPEGWSWASVDQLAVDTQIGLVRNRAAQRISGVGFPYIKMDQIDMEGTVRVQGSVLVDASAEEVERFSLLDGDILFNTRNSVELVGKCGQVRSPGQNTLFNNNILRIRMASGAYPPFVAYQMCSSLFRGQIDRVKRATTSVAAVYGKDLFPRAIALPPRLEQKRIVETIETVFSTISASQQITSRSSARAARLRQSILKWAFEGRLVDQDPTDEPASRLLERILKTPRAKKSGRSSERTATHEEPSSS encoded by the coding sequence ATGAGTGCAGTCACAAAAGGTGGCTTGTGGGCTGCCACGAAACTGTCCGAGATCGCGCAAGTAGTTCGGGGACGAGCAAGGCCCCAAGACCATCCCGAACTGGAATTCATCGGAATGGATAACGTCGAAGCCCACACGATGCGCTTGCTTGGCACCGTGCCTTCTTCTACGATGAAAAGTGCGTCGATACATTTCTTTCCAGGAGATGTGCTCTATGGACGCTTGCGTCCATACCTGAACAAGGTCCTGACTGCGGAATTCGAAGGTCTCGCGTCAGCGGAGTTCATTCCTTTGACGACACACGAAGGTGTCATCTCGAAGTTTCTCCAATACCGTCTCAACGCCTACGACTTCGTCATTTTTGCCTCGCACCTCGACGCGGGAGACCGCCCCCGTGTCGATTATGACCAGATCGGTGCCTTCGGAATTGACTTGCCCCCAGCGCGTGAACAGCGCCGTATCGTCGAAGCCATCGAGTCCTACTTCACCCGGCTCGACAATGCCGTGGCGACGCTGGAGCGCGTGCAGCGCAACCTGAAACGCTATCGCGCCTCGGTGCTCAAGGCCGCCGTCGAAGGACAGCTGGTATCAACCGAGGCCGAGCTGGCACGCGACGAGGGCCGCGAATATGAACCCGCCTCGGTCCTCCTGGAACGCATCCTCGCCGAGCGCCGCCACCGCTGGGAGGAAGCCGAGCTTGCGAAGATGATGGCCAAGGGCAAAGCTCCGAAGGACAACAAGTGGAAGGCGAAGTACACGGAGCCCGTCGGCCCCACTCTCACTGACCTCCCTGAGCTGCCGGAGGGGTGGTCGTGGGCGAGCGTCGATCAACTCGCGGTTGACACACAGATCGGGCTCGTTCGCAATCGCGCTGCGCAGCGAATCAGCGGGGTGGGCTTCCCGTACATCAAGATGGACCAGATCGACATGGAAGGAACCGTGAGGGTCCAGGGCTCTGTACTGGTAGATGCGTCCGCCGAAGAAGTGGAACGCTTCTCCCTGCTTGACGGTGACATCTTGTTCAACACGCGGAATAGCGTCGAGCTGGTCGGTAAGTGCGGTCAAGTGCGATCTCCTGGACAGAACACTCTCTTCAACAACAACATTCTGCGAATACGAATGGCGAGTGGCGCGTACCCCCCGTTCGTCGCCTATCAGATGTGCTCCTCTCTCTTTCGCGGGCAGATCGACAGAGTGAAGCGAGCAACCACGAGCGTTGCTGCGGTCTATGGCAAGGACCTCTTCCCTCGTGCAATTGCTCTCCCCCCACGGCTGGAGCAAAAGAGGATCGTCGAGACAATAGAGACTGTGTTCTCCACGATTAGCGCAAGCCAACAGATCACCTCCCGGAGTTCGGCGCGCGCTGCGCGCCTTCGCCAGTCCATCCTCAAGTGGGCTTTCGAGGGCCGCCTCGTGGACCAGGACCCAACCGACGAGCCGGCCTCTCGACTCCTCGAACGCATTCTGAAAACACCTCGAGCAAAAAAATCTGGTCGCAGTTCAGAGAGGACTGCAACCCATGAAGAACCGAGCAGCTCATGA
- a CDS encoding SAM-dependent DNA methyltransferase, translating into MKDAANRIVQKLWSYCHVLRDDGLSYQDYLEQLTFLLFLKMADERARLTSEEQTIPEGYRWANLAAPQMEGVELEQHYRETLRVLGQQGGMLGLIFEKAQNKIQDPAKLRQLVVELIGKEDWSSMSADVKGDAYEGLLERNAQDVKGGAGQYFTPRAVIDAIVDCVRPQPGEVVADPACGTGGFLLAAHEYIKGHAELDRDQKRHLRFEALRGIELVPNVARLCGMNLYLHGIGPDGTASSRGGEHEPPIVSDDALRDEPSFHADVVITNPPFGKKSSITIVNDEGDTDRQTLIYNRPDFWTTTSNKQLNFVQHVKSQLKIHGRAAVVLPDNVLFEGGAGETVRRNLLNECEVHTLLRLPTGIFYAQGVKANVLFFDRKPGAKEPWTKVVWVYDLRTNKHFTLKTRRLARADLDEFVECYRPEGRTRRVATWSEQTPDGRWRPFSYDEILNRDKVSLDLSWLRDESLEDSASLPDPHLLAQEIADDLRSALAQIEDVLGDLEQSGDVREAEE; encoded by the coding sequence ATGAAAGACGCCGCCAACCGAATCGTCCAGAAGCTCTGGTCGTACTGCCACGTCCTGCGCGACGACGGTCTTTCGTATCAGGACTATCTGGAGCAACTGACCTTCCTGCTCTTTCTGAAGATGGCCGACGAGCGTGCGCGTCTCACAAGTGAGGAACAGACCATCCCCGAAGGCTATCGCTGGGCCAACCTCGCCGCACCTCAGATGGAAGGTGTCGAGCTGGAACAGCATTACCGCGAGACACTGCGCGTGCTGGGTCAGCAAGGCGGAATGCTTGGGTTGATCTTCGAGAAGGCGCAGAACAAGATCCAGGACCCTGCCAAGCTGCGCCAGCTTGTGGTGGAACTGATCGGCAAGGAAGACTGGTCTTCGATGTCCGCCGATGTGAAGGGCGACGCCTATGAGGGCTTGCTTGAGCGCAATGCCCAGGACGTGAAGGGCGGCGCGGGCCAGTACTTCACGCCGCGCGCCGTCATCGACGCGATCGTGGACTGCGTGCGTCCGCAACCCGGGGAGGTCGTCGCCGACCCTGCATGCGGCACAGGAGGTTTCCTGCTTGCAGCGCACGAATACATCAAGGGCCACGCCGAGCTGGACCGTGACCAGAAGCGCCACCTGCGCTTCGAGGCTCTGCGCGGCATCGAGTTGGTTCCCAATGTGGCGCGGCTATGCGGGATGAACCTATACCTCCACGGTATTGGCCCCGACGGCACTGCTTCCTCCAGGGGAGGCGAACACGAACCGCCGATCGTGAGCGACGATGCGCTCCGCGACGAGCCCTCGTTTCACGCCGATGTGGTCATCACCAATCCGCCCTTCGGCAAGAAGTCATCGATCACGATCGTGAATGATGAGGGCGATACTGACCGTCAGACGCTCATCTACAACCGGCCGGACTTCTGGACCACGACATCGAACAAGCAACTCAACTTCGTTCAGCATGTGAAGTCGCAGCTCAAGATACATGGCCGCGCCGCCGTTGTCTTGCCCGACAATGTCCTCTTTGAGGGCGGAGCCGGTGAGACAGTGCGCAGAAACCTCTTGAATGAATGTGAAGTGCACACTCTTCTACGGCTTCCTACTGGCATTTTCTACGCTCAAGGTGTGAAAGCCAATGTGCTCTTCTTCGACCGAAAGCCCGGCGCGAAGGAGCCTTGGACGAAGGTTGTCTGGGTGTACGATCTGCGCACCAACAAGCACTTCACGCTCAAGACGAGGCGACTGGCCCGCGCCGACCTCGACGAGTTCGTCGAATGTTACCGCCCCGAGGGTCGAACCCGCCGTGTGGCAACCTGGTCCGAGCAGACTCCCGACGGTCGCTGGAGACCGTTTTCCTACGACGAGATTCTCAATCGCGACAAGGTCAGTCTGGATTTATCCTGGCTCCGCGACGAGAGCCTGGAAGATTCCGCCAGCCTTCCAGATCCACACCTACTCGCGCAGGAAATCGCAGACGACTTGCGGTCAGCCCTCGCGCAGATCGAGGATGTGCTCGGGGACCTCGAACAGAGTGGCGATGTTCGTGAGGCAGAGGAGTGA